The genomic window AAAGAGTCCAGCATCATCGCCCGCGCCCCCACCGAAGATGAGGACACCCCACccagaaagaagaagaggaagcatCGGCTGTGGGCCACTCACTGCAGGAAGATCCAGCTCAAGAAAGGTCAGCTGTCACATGACACGTCCACGTGGGCCACATCCATCCCGACTGGCGGGTCACATGCCGTTTCTGACCCCATCCCTTCCAGACGGCTCGTCCAATCATGTTTACAACTACCAGCCATGTGACCACCCACGCCAACCCTGCGACTCGTCGTGTCCCTGCGTCACCGCTCAGAACTTCTGTGAGAAGTTCTGCCAGTGCAGCTCCGAGTGTAAGCATGCGCACATTGGCTACGCTCCTTTTGTCCCCGCCCCCCAAAACACTCCAGCATCCATTCCTCGGCTGCCTGCAGGCCAGAACCGCTTCCCGGGCTGTCGCTGCAAAGCTCAGTGCAACACCAAGCAGTGTCCGTGCTACCTGGCTGTGAGGGAGTGCGACCCTGACCTCTGCCTCACCTGCGGCGCCGCCGAACACTGGGACAGCAAGAACGTCTCCTGCAAGAACTGCTCCATCCAGAGGGGCGCCAAGAAGGTGACGCACCACCCCAACTCAATCTACACATTCACCTGGCTGTTAGCAAACTGACTCCGCCCTCCTCTCATTCCAGCACCTGCTGCTGGCGCCATCCGATGTGGCGGGATGGGGCATCTTCATCAAAGAGCCGGTCCAGAAGAATGAATTCATCTCCGAATACTGCGGAGAGGTAGGACCGCCTATAGGAAGTGGCAAGGTGCTACCGCgtgctaatgctaacttttGTCACTCAGATCATCTCTCAGGATGAAGCCGACCGCAGAGGCAAAGTGTACGACAAGTACATGTGCAGCTTCCTCTTCAACCTCAACAATGGTAACGAGTCACATGGCGCCGCCTTGTTCCGGCCATTTCATGAGACATCTTGTTTTTCCCTCCATACAGACTTTGTCGTGGATGCCACACGCAAAGGCAACAAGATCCGCTTTGCCAACCACTCCGTCAACCCCAACTGTTACGCCAAAGGTAAGAACATGAGCAGACTCGTGTCCGAACACCAACACCCTGACGCCTCCTCTCCGCAGTGATGATGGTGAACGGCGACCACAGGATCGGCATCTTTGCCAAGAGAGCCATTCAGACGGGGGAGGAGCTTTTCTTTGACTACAGGTAAATGCTACGCTACAGCTACCTCAAATGCTCTCTGAGGAATGTTTACTCACCTCTTTGTTTCGCCACCAGGTACAGTCAAGCGGACGCTCTCAAGTACGTCGGCATCGAGCGGGAGATGGAGCTCGCCTGATGTTTACTAGTCCGTaatgaagacacacacacacacagacacacactcttCAGGGGAAGAAGACATGTTAGCAACATTTCAGGAAGTCATAAGATTTGAAGCATCTCCTTGTTTATCTTTCGGGATTGTTTATCCTCCAAGTGTTTGTTTTGAACCTAAAGAACAAGACTTCTTTTTTATTAATACATAGTGTTGCTGTGAGATGAAACATCTTCTCAGTCCACGTTTCAGGGACCAAATTCACCACCAGCAGGTTTCTGTTTTTTGCCGTTTAAACTGACAGAAAATCCAGTCAAATTTTGACAAAGCtatctgtaaatatttttttccctgtttttagggggggggggcagaataatTGTTATACTGCTGTTTTTGGTGATGTCAAACAATGCCTTCAAGTGTGTTGGAACTCATACATTACAAAAAACAccagcaggtttttttttctggtgcttAAGACTTTCTCGGCCAAAAACGTTCTAGTGGTGATCTTTCTGGCAGTTACAGTCAACGGCAATGTTAAACCTCGACAAAGCTGGCCCTGCCTTCAAATCACGTTTGACGTCACTGCCAGCAATGTCTAGTTTGTCCACTAGAGGTGCTAAAGTCAGTTTCAATGAGTTGATCATGAAAACACCTCAAGCATCCTCACGCTTTGATTTTTGATGTGAATTCTGGTGCTAAAATGGCCTTACGGGCCTGCTGTCTGCTCCACTGCCTGCTGTAATCATACAATCTTTACCGTCAGTGCTGGCCAATTCCTCACAATGTTGAACATTTGTTTCACTTCAGTCACAGGTTTTGTCACATTCCTGATGCTCTaattttaaagggccagcaggtgtgACTGTAGTGTCGGCCATGTTGCAAGCAGCTGACAGTGATGCTTGTAAGACACACACGGACCATGTTTACAAATAAAGGGttgtgttctgtgattggctgagggGGGAATCAGGGAGCAGCAAGCAACCACCTGGGATGTTTTTTGTGACAAATCCTGCAAAAGAAAACTTTAAATTCTCACACGTGGAAGGTGCTGACTCTGCAATGTTCACAGGGATTTTCTTTCTTTGAATAAATTCTATAAAATTGCTGGTCTCGCACTGCTTCCTTCCTGTTGTGATAAAAAAGAGAAAACGTTAAAGAAacctttccttttttatttatcaCACATTTAGAAAATGAACCACACTATACAAATGTCCTCCTGCACGAGAGCGAGAGAAGCAACATGACGGCATCTCGTCTGTACACTCACGTTTGTCCCGCTGTGCTAGACGGCGGCGCAGGGAGGCGGGAGCATGCAGAAACCTTTGGATAtggctctctgattggctgaaggctAAAGTCGTGATGTTTTTCCCTATGGCGAGAGAGGGCGGCGGGGCGTTTCTCCTCTTGAAATCCGGGCATATTTACAACATGACAAACGTGCGttggtgggcggggctttgcTGCTTTTCTCAAAGGCATGGGGGTGGCGTGTAAGTTCCTTCATCACTGACAGgagaggtcaaagttcaccttTAGGTTGTCACATGCTCAGCAGCGAACTCAACATGTCTGCCGCACATCAGGATCCACACTTTATTACTCagacggggtgggggggatgaAGATAACACGTGGAAATAAAACGAAGGCGATGTGGGCGGGCGAGTTGCTGGGCTGTGGGGGGGTTTCAGGCCAAGTAGCTGTACGTGTCCTTCTCGCCGTCCACTCTCTCCAGGTACTCCTTCTCTATCAAGATGTCAATGCATTTCTGTCCACAAGAGGGAGACACCAGAGAAGTGTCAGCTTTGGGAAGAGACCAGACGCACAAGGAGGAAGTGAACACATCACCTTGATGACGGGGACTCTGGGTTTGAACCGAGATGACAGCTGGTTGAGGACCTCGGCGAGGAGCTGCTGGTGCTTCAGGACCTTCCTCATCTTCATGATCCTCACGATGGCCGCCTACATACATGGCACACAAAACAGTCACCGTTAGTTGAAGGAAGTTGGCGACGGCagcctttttgggtgctttggTCACCTGAATGAGGAGCTTGCGGTCCTCCTCGATGTTCTTGTGAGTGGTCTCCTGCTCTTGCTTCTGCTCCGTCTTCATGGGCACGTTGATGTTCACACGCAACTTTTTACTACACAGAAAGTAGCGAGTCAGCCAACATGGCGGAGGACAACGACAGGAAAGTCAGCAGCAAACTTACTTCTTGTATCCCAGGAAGAGTTTGATGACGGTGTCCGGTTTGAAGTCCACCTCGTCGACATTGGCGTTCTCATCCTCCAGGACCTGGCAGCCCAACAGACAGACACACTCAGGTCACATGACCGATGCTGAGAAACCATTAAGAAAACCAAAGAGGACGCGCTCCTCTCACCAGCAGTTTGGACTTCAGCAAGATCTGCAGTACTTGGACCAGGATGTCCTGAGAGCGTGCGAGGAAGGACGTTAAAAATGTCGCTTGTGGAAAGGTCAGGTGGAGCGTTCGTGCAGCGCTTACGGTTTTGATCTGCGTGCTGTCGGTGAGCTGCTGGACGGTGTAGCTGTCCTCGGTGTTGTACTGCAGCAAGATGGCCATCTGGAAGGTGGACGCCTGCAGCGTGTACCTGCGTGAGGAGGACGCCTCTGAAGACTCTGCCGCTCACTTTCTGGCAGGAAGGAGGGAAGCGGGAAGTACCTGTTCTTGAAGCAGTTGGTGACCAGCTCGCCTTTGGACAGGTGGTAGAGCCACGTCAACTTCCTGCCGCTGTGTCTGCTGGCGTAGAACGCCGTGAAGCGCTGGTAGCTTCTCTCCAGCTGCACGCACAGAGCACGGTGAGGTCATGTGACACTGCACATGCACGCGAGCGTGTCCATCTCTTACCTCAGAGGGCAAAGCGAAGGTGCAGGACTGCTGGAAAGGCCACGATCCTGAACTCAGAACCTGAATACTGAAGTCCACTGAAaagacgcacacgcacacaaagtCACTGGCGGCCATCACGAGGTGTTGATGGATGTGGCTGCGGTCACTCACAGTCCAGAGGTTCAGAGTTGGTCAGGTGCTTCTTGAACTGCTCGTTGAGGTCTTTGCTGACGCCGATGTCCTGGAACATTCTCTGGAGTTTGGACGTGTACTCGAAGCCGCACGCTTGCTGTGGGAGGAACAAAGCGGACAGACGGTGACAAAAGGTCCAGAGTGGGGGCGGTCTCAAGAAAACAGACCTTGAGTTTGGAGATCATGCTGGCCTCGGCGTCGTCGCTGGCGCTGTTCTGGTGGACCAAACGCTTGGCGAGCATCTTGGCGTAGAACTTCTGGAAGACGTCCTTGTCCTCGATGTACTTGAACACAACCATCTGCGGAGACATGAGGTTGCATGTTTGCAAAGAGAGCGCGACGAGTCCAGGTCACGATGAGACAAGATGGCCGCCAAGATGGCATCTTACAACTTGGTTGAGCGTGTCCTCTAGCTCCGCCTCCTCTGGGTTTTTGGAGCTGGAAAGAGAGACGGGGATAAAAGGCGTCAACAAAGGCGGCGTGACATCAGCGGGTGTCGGCTGCTGACATTTGAGCCCCACCTCTTCTTGAGTAACGAGTCACAGTATCTGGCGAGCAGCTCGGGCGACTTGCTGGACGACTGCGCCATCCTGGTGACGGCGTTGTTGTTGATGAAACGACCACACGCCTGACAGGAAGAGAGACAGTCTTTAGGAGTCACCAGGGGGCGCTGCTTCAGCGATGAACGCTAAAGGGTGAGCTGACCTTGTCGAGCGCCGCCACAAAGCCGGCGTCGTTGTTGAAGGCGGACATGACCAGAGCGTTGTACTTCTTGTGGACGTCCAGCGTGGTCTGCACGTACACTTTGGGGTCCTGAGGGAGAAGACGCAGCCACCAtgacgccacacacacacacacacacaaaagtccTCAAGCGTCAAGAGGCGTTCTTACGTTGAGCGCCGCCTCGCCACACTTTTCAATGGCGGCGAGGCCCTGGTTGTGGATGTGGGTCTCTAGGAGCTTCTTGAGTTCTCCCAGGCCGTCAGTGATGCGTGACACCAGGTTGTACATGCGGCCCAGGTCTGAGGAGACATCACCACATCAGTTTGATGCCTAAGGCCTCGGAGGTCCTCTATGACACGCTTACCTTCGTTCTTGTCGGCATCCAGAAGGTTCTGGAACTCTGTGTGAAAGATCTCCAGGTGCTTCTCGATGAGGACCTGCTCGCACTTCCTGGCCAACTCGTCCTGCGTGGACTCATggaggtacacctgcacacgcCGCTGCTCCTCCAGCAGGCGGGCCTCCGCCTGGCATTCGCGTGAGGACATCGTCAGCCTCGCTCTCACGATGCAGAGCgcgggagggaggggggaattGGGCACGCGCGTACCTTCTTCATGTACTCGGTGACCGGGTTCTGCTGGAGGAACTCGGTGCTCTCGCGTGTGTAGAAACGTTCCGTGTCTGTCAGGAACTGGCATTCAAAGTATTCCTTGTAGACGGACAGCGTGGGGCCTTTGGCGAAGGCGTCCTCCTCGTTCAGGCCCAACTCCACTGGAGATGTTATTGAGATGCTCATGCCGGAACAGCGGAACCCTCAGTAAGCTAAGTCGTTGTTTGGGACTCACCGTAAGACTGCACCACACCGCTGATGAGTCTGGTATTGATGGTCTCGCCGTTCCTCTCCCTCTCGATCAGCTTGAGCACAGCATTTGTAACCTGgggagaagcagcagcagctcacGTCAATGTGGCGGAGGACGGCGAAGACGACGCTTAAAGGCGTCCAAACGCACCTGCTTGTTGAGGGGTCTGAACAAACACTCCCTCCAGGTGACCAGGGCCAGCTGTGAAAAGAGTTGAGGTGTTGAGAACATGAGGAAAGAGCGACGAGAGAAGACAGTGAGGAGGATTTCTTGTTACCGAGTAGATTTCGTAGAtgcccttgcgaccctcgtcaCACTCCCGTCGGACCCAGTGACGGTTGAGGTAGGCACAGATCCCATTGAGGACCTTACTGGAGAAACGGTAATCCTCCCACTGCTGGGTGTAGAACTTGAGCACACACTCGTCCATGAGGTCCTCTCCATCctggggaggaaaaaaacaatgttggCGATTTGAGAATCTTTAGGAGGAGCACGTTGGATCACCTTGAGCAGGCTGGTCAGATAGTTCTTCAGGAACTCCTTGAGCCTCTTGTAGAGCTCCAGGCCTACAAATTGGGCTCCACCTGGAGTGGTGGACTTTTTGGAGGGCTTGCTGGGGGGCACAGAGCCCCTTCCCTGGCTGGACTGGTGGACACTGGTACAGTAGTTATATACATGTCTGAGGGTGGCTTGTTAAGGAAAGATTGTCAACTCAAAGTCGACTTTACAAGACGCGTGGACCGTAGTACCTATGGAAGATTCTGGAAAGCTCTGAAGGAAGAAAGAGGAGATGAGTACAGACTCTGGTGCAGACTCTACAAATAAAAGTATTGCAGAATAGGGTCGCTGGAGCATGAAAAGAGGTTCTGTCGATAGAACACCACAGCAGATGAGATCATTGGGATACGTGTAGAGTTCCATGTAGCGAGACTTGGCCATGCTCTGCCGCGTGTACACCTGCTGGATGCCGGCCCGCAGGTCGTCCCATATTTGGTCCAGGCCTATCTGTTTCAGTCCATGCGGGTTCTGGGTCCTGTTGGACGACATGGTGTGGGCTCCTGTCCTGCTTTCCAGGCCAAAGGTTCCCCCTCACACTCCTGCTCCGGTGAGGACTCCTCTCCCTCTTTTGATCTGGGTCCGGTCTGATGCTGCTCTCAGAGTGCAGGGTCCATCTGGGCCGGCGGTGGCGATGCTTCAGCTAGTTTGTTGAGGGATGCAGGACCACTGGGTGGCGCTGTGTGCCCCTCCTCCACCTGAGAGCTTCGGCACGCCTCACCAGATGACCTAGGATGGACACAAGGAAATGCCGGTTaacaaaaatctgaaaaaaaggacttatgaaatactgtatatacatgtatatatatgtcaatTATTGTTCTGGGAAGGAAGAGCGCGAGAGTCCAGCTGTCAGTCACACAGCTTCATCTGCTGACATCACTCAGCTAATTACAGATTAGTCCACTAAATCGCTTCGGCGACAAGTTTGCGGCCAGCCTCAACAACATCAACGTGCTGGTGGATCCTATCAGAGCTCTAGCGCTCCAACACTTCAGTACCAGTTTTAGTGTGGCGGGTCGCAAGAATTCACGCAAGCTTTCATAAAAGCGTCCCAAGACAAACTGCTTCCGAGACAATTAAATAGATGATTGGTTTGGCGTCAATCATTTCCAGACTGTTTGATGAACTCATCAAGAGGTCATACGCCAACATACATGATTCATAAGAGAGTGTCAACGTAAGATGTAAGCAACACTGTGTGTAGAGTAGGTCGCTATATTTAGAAGGAGCCATGATGCAGGACAGCTCGTCTCGGTCAACATCATCATTAGGATCAGTGACCCGGGAGGAACCGAGAACACGTAGACTCTCGAAGACCAAGTAACCGCTCGTCGTCTCCACACATAAGGACAACCTGAGGCGCTGCggtggttaccatggcaacaggaAGGGATGGTAGCATCTCGAGTCACCACTGAGATGATGGAGTGGGTTGTCTGAGAACAGCACTCGGGGTAAAAGAGAACATGACCAAACTAGAATATTTGGCTGTGGACTGGAGCGCCCCCACTTGGAAGTTCTCCTCCTTTACGCTTGCTGTAGAAGGATGGAACAGTCATGACTCCTTGTAGAGAACAAACAATAAGTTATCAGCTACAAGGAAACGACTTCCTTAATTTCCACTCTCATTTACACCCAGTCACATCGGCCGCCCACTCAGCGTGAAGGCACACACTTTACAGTTTTCTTCATTTTGGTTTGCTTATTTAATGTTTGCGTTTTATTAGCCGGAATTAGCCTATTCAACGCAATTGTTTTGGGGGACGACTTCCAAGAAAGCTAGGCACCAACGACTGGACTTCTTCCttcactattatttttattttgggtacaatccccaatgaaaaaatatttttttaaaacaacccATGTATGGTATTATATCAAAGTAATTATGATTACTGCAACATCTTTTTGCACATATCT from Doryrhamphus excisus isolate RoL2022-K1 chromosome 21, RoL_Dexc_1.0, whole genome shotgun sequence includes these protein-coding regions:
- the LOC131108878 gene encoding cullin-1; translated protein: MSSNRTQNPHGLKQIGLDQIWDDLRAGIQQVYTRQSMAKSRYMELYTHVYNYCTSVHQSSQGRGSVPPSKPSKKSTTPGGAQFVGLELYKRLKEFLKNYLTSLLKDGEDLMDECVLKFYTQQWEDYRFSSKVLNGICAYLNRHWVRRECDEGRKGIYEIYSLALVTWRECLFRPLNKQVTNAVLKLIERERNGETINTRLISGVVQSYVELGLNEEDAFAKGPTLSVYKEYFECQFLTDTERFYTRESTEFLQQNPVTEYMKKAEARLLEEQRRVQVYLHESTQDELARKCEQVLIEKHLEIFHTEFQNLLDADKNEDLGRMYNLVSRITDGLGELKKLLETHIHNQGLAAIEKCGEAALNDPKVYVQTTLDVHKKYNALVMSAFNNDAGFVAALDKACGRFINNNAVTRMAQSSSKSPELLARYCDSLLKKSSKNPEEAELEDTLNQVMVVFKYIEDKDVFQKFYAKMLAKRLVHQNSASDDAEASMISKLKQACGFEYTSKLQRMFQDIGVSKDLNEQFKKHLTNSEPLDLDFSIQVLSSGSWPFQQSCTFALPSELERSYQRFTAFYASRHSGRKLTWLYHLSKGELVTNCFKNRYTLQASTFQMAILLQYNTEDSYTVQQLTDSTQIKTDILVQVLQILLKSKLLVLEDENANVDEVDFKPDTVIKLFLGYKNKKLRVNINVPMKTEQKQEQETTHKNIEEDRKLLIQAAIVRIMKMRKVLKHQQLLAEVLNQLSSRFKPRVPVIKKCIDILIEKEYLERVDGEKDTYSYLA